Proteins encoded within one genomic window of Granulicella pectinivorans:
- a CDS encoding LVIVD repeat-containing protein, with amino-acid sequence MKPVKRVTLALALMCTTVGFAQDAKPADKKAPEAEANPFAPTPAPPLPAGMTGSDTSDPRYTLKPGMYDAGEAAMGIKHLALIKKPAAFDLGTSNPDDPKVKDTLTKLGVGDPSKMPAAMKLPIAGLAFANSDFAFQGTHLFQGNFYGVNIFDISNPGKTKLLTSLVCPGGQGDVSVYGNLLFMSVEMPNGRLDCGGQGFPPEPPPAAGHEKDPPHRTPQPERFRGVRIFDISDLKNPKQVAAVQTCRGSHTHTLVTDPNDKNNVYLYVSGTSFVRGSDELAGCSGETPDKDPNTSLFRIDVIKVPVAAPQHAAIVASPRVFIDPRSGALNGLNNGGSHDKGHEKSADTDQCHDITVYSAIGLAAGACSGNGLLLDIKDPVHPKRVDAVNDPNYAYWHSASFSNDGTKVVFTDEWGGGLGARCRPNDPNKWGSDAIFSLKDDKLTLDSYYKLPAAQGDTENCVAHNGSLIPVPGRDIEVQAWYQGGISIMDFTDPKKPFEIAYFDRGPIDPKVLVLGGDWSAYWYNGNIYGSEIARGLDIFELTPTKFLSQNEIDAAKSAKVAELNVQDQQKIVWPSPTLAAKAYLDQLVRSEALPADQVAGVQKAIKAHKTDAKLASSLEQSAASAKTPADAKRLHALAEILNHPTA; translated from the coding sequence ATGAAGCCAGTGAAGCGCGTTACGTTAGCCCTTGCTTTGATGTGTACGACCGTTGGCTTTGCGCAGGATGCGAAGCCTGCCGACAAGAAGGCTCCCGAGGCCGAGGCGAATCCGTTTGCGCCCACGCCGGCTCCGCCACTGCCGGCTGGGATGACGGGTTCGGACACGAGCGATCCGCGCTATACGCTGAAGCCTGGCATGTACGATGCGGGCGAGGCGGCGATGGGCATCAAGCACCTTGCGCTGATCAAGAAGCCTGCCGCGTTCGACCTGGGGACCTCGAATCCCGACGACCCCAAGGTGAAGGACACGCTCACCAAACTGGGCGTCGGCGACCCGTCGAAGATGCCTGCGGCGATGAAGCTGCCGATCGCCGGGCTGGCCTTCGCCAACTCCGATTTCGCGTTCCAGGGGACGCACCTGTTTCAGGGCAACTTTTACGGCGTCAACATCTTCGACATCTCCAACCCAGGCAAGACGAAGCTGCTTACGTCGCTGGTGTGCCCAGGCGGGCAGGGTGACGTCTCGGTCTATGGCAACCTGCTGTTCATGTCGGTCGAGATGCCGAACGGCCGCCTCGACTGCGGCGGACAGGGCTTTCCGCCGGAGCCGCCGCCGGCCGCCGGTCACGAGAAGGATCCGCCGCACCGCACACCGCAGCCGGAGCGTTTCCGCGGCGTGCGCATCTTCGATATCTCCGACCTCAAGAATCCGAAGCAGGTCGCCGCGGTCCAGACCTGCCGCGGATCGCATACGCACACGCTTGTCACCGATCCGAACGACAAGAACAACGTCTACCTGTACGTGTCCGGCACCTCGTTCGTCCGCGGCTCGGATGAACTCGCCGGCTGCTCCGGTGAGACTCCCGACAAGGATCCCAACACCTCTCTCTTCCGCATCGATGTGATCAAGGTGCCGGTGGCGGCTCCGCAGCACGCGGCGATCGTGGCCAGCCCGCGCGTGTTTATCGATCCGCGGTCGGGCGCGCTGAACGGCCTGAACAACGGCGGCAGCCACGACAAGGGACACGAGAAGTCGGCGGACACGGACCAATGCCACGACATTACGGTGTATTCGGCGATTGGGCTAGCGGCGGGTGCGTGCTCGGGCAACGGCCTGCTGCTGGATATCAAGGATCCGGTGCATCCGAAGCGGGTGGATGCGGTGAACGATCCGAACTACGCGTACTGGCACTCGGCGTCGTTCTCGAACGATGGCACGAAGGTCGTGTTCACGGACGAGTGGGGCGGGGGTCTGGGCGCGCGGTGCCGTCCGAACGACCCCAACAAGTGGGGCTCGGATGCGATCTTCTCGCTGAAGGACGACAAGCTGACGCTGGACAGCTACTACAAGCTGCCTGCGGCACAGGGCGACACGGAGAACTGCGTGGCGCACAACGGGTCGCTGATTCCGGTTCCGGGACGGGATATCGAGGTGCAGGCCTGGTATCAGGGGGGCATCTCGATCATGGACTTCACGGACCCGAAGAAGCCGTTTGAGATTGCGTACTTCGATCGGGGGCCGATCGATCCGAAGGTGCTGGTGCTGGGCGGCGACTGGTCGGCGTACTGGTACAACGGCAACATCTACGGGTCCGAGATCGCGCGTGGTCTCGACATCTTCGAGCTGACTCCGACGAAGTTCCTGAGCCAGAACGAGATCGACGCGGCGAAGAGCGCCAAGGTGGCCGAGCTGAACGTGCAGGACCAGCAGAAGATTGTGTGGCCTTCGCCGACGCTTGCGGCGAAGGCGTACCTTGACCAACTGGTTCGTTCGGAGGCGCTGCCCGCCGACCAGGTGGCCGGTGTGCAGAAGGCGATCAAAGCGCACAAGACGGATGCGAAGCTGGCTTCGTCGCTCGAGCAGAGCGCGGCGTCGGCAAAGACCCCGGCGGATGCGAAGCGGCTGCATGCGCTGGCGGAGATTCTGAACCACCCGACGGCATAA
- a CDS encoding DUF305 domain-containing protein, giving the protein MWLLSPISMLAAVLAFGQAVVVQPGAPGQPSKTLPANTRPTAPLRSQADVAFMQGMIMHHGQAIEMTALIPTHTTNQELISLGARISSSQSDEMKFMQRWLAMRGEATSMAMPGMPEMDMSGHAMAPMPGMLTAAQMKSLKAAHGAAFDHLFLTGMIQHHNGALTMVKDLFDTAGAGQDADLFNFATDADNSQRAEIKIMQSMLKEKE; this is encoded by the coding sequence ATGTGGCTTCTCTCTCCGATATCGATGCTTGCAGCCGTTTTGGCTTTTGGGCAGGCGGTCGTCGTGCAGCCTGGCGCGCCGGGACAGCCGAGCAAGACGTTGCCTGCGAATACTCGTCCCACGGCTCCGCTCCGGTCGCAGGCGGATGTCGCGTTTATGCAGGGGATGATCATGCATCACGGACAGGCGATCGAGATGACGGCGCTGATTCCTACGCATACGACGAATCAGGAACTGATCTCGCTGGGCGCGAGGATCTCGAGCTCGCAGTCCGACGAGATGAAGTTTATGCAGCGATGGCTGGCGATGCGTGGCGAGGCGACCTCCATGGCGATGCCGGGGATGCCCGAGATGGATATGTCCGGACATGCGATGGCTCCGATGCCGGGGATGCTGACCGCTGCACAGATGAAGTCCTTGAAAGCTGCCCACGGTGCTGCGTTCGACCACCTGTTTCTGACCGGGATGATCCAACACCACAACGGTGCGCTGACGATGGTGAAGGATCTGTTCGACACCGCAGGCGCCGGGCAGGATGCCGACCTGTTCAACTTTGCGACGGACGCGGATAACAGTCAGCGCGCCGAGATCAAGATCATGCAGTCCATGTTGAAGGAGAAAGAATGA